GCAACTACTGTTTACGTATGGAGAGTGCTCAAACCCGTAACGAAGCGACCTCCGGAACAGAGCTAGCCCTGACCTCAAACATTTTTGCTTGTGAAGATCGCACTAAAACCGACGAAGCTTCATTCGATTTAGTGGCCTGGGCTGAAGATAACGGAAACCAGTTTGCCCCGATTTCTGGTGCGGTGAGCCCAACCATCGGTATTGATACCAATTTTATTTTGCTAGACGGAACCCCTGCAATCTATACGGTGGCTGCTGATCAACAGCGCATCAATGATGCCGTGCCTACTGTAACTGCGTTTGAACGCGCCTACTTGGGTGCCCTCGATATAAATGGCACTGACTGGACTCAAGGTTGGACTTACGGCCTTCACCAGGGCAACCGTGCACAGCCTCTCTGGTTTGAATAATTAGCTTTAGGGATTGTTAGGAGTATTTCTCCTGAACCTGCAGGGCGCCGCCTTCGCTGATGGGGTTGGCGCCTTGTTTGGTTTTGATGCCCCAAAATAGGAATGATAAGAGGCCCGTGTAATGGCTAAATATGAAAATTTCCAGAGACTGCCGTTGGTAATGGCTATTACCGCGGCCTCTGCTATGGCTCCTGGTGTATTTGCCCAGGATGCGGATCTGGTGGAAGAAAGCACTGGTAAAGCACGAGGGATTGAAGAAGTGGTAGTTCAGGGGCGTTTGCGGGACTCTGCGGAGGCCCTGGTCAGTGAGCGCCTGGAAGAAGAAGTGGTCACCGATATCCTTGGTGCCGAGATGATCGGTCGGGTAGGGGATTCTACAGTGGCGGCTGCGTTGCGTAGGGTATCGGGACTATCGCTCGTGAGTGATAAGTTCGTCTATGTGCGTGGATTGGGGGAGCGTTACTCAAGTACCACGCTAAATGGTGCGATAGTACCCTCACCGGACCTGACTCGAAATGTGATTCCTCTCGATTTATTCCCTACTTCCATAGTGGATTCCCTGGCTGTTCAGAAGAGTTACTCTGCTGATCAGGCTGCTAGCTTTGGCGGTGGCAATGTGGATATTCGCACAAAGGGAATTCCCGATGATCTGACTTATTCTGTAGAGTTCGGCACAGGAAGCAATACGGAAACCAGTGACGAGGTTCTGAGTTATCAGGGTGGAGATGATGACATCTTCGGAACTGATGATGGTACCAGGGCACTCCCAGGAGAAATATCCGCAGCGCTAAAACGCTTTAGGGGAGGCTTGGGTATCTCCGATATCAGAAAAGTTCTGGTTGAGGAGGGAAATCAGTATGCCAGTGAGCATGAAGCCGATGATGCAGCCCAAGCAATAAATCGTGAACTGGCCTTAAATCTCAATCGTGATATTTCTATCGAAGTGGATTCCAGTGATCTGGATAGGGATATGAAAGCGAGTGTAGGCAACCGTTTTTCCTTCAATGATCTTTGGGAGTTGGGATTTCTGGCTGGAGCCTCTTATAAAAGTAAGTGGAGGGAGTCTGAGAGAACCCTGCGCAACTTTGGTGCCCCCAAAGAGCAATTGAATAATCGCAACAAGTCAACTTATTCAGTGGATATCAGTGGGAATTTAAATTTAGGTATACGCTTTGCTGATGAGCATGTGATTCAAACTACGAGTATATTCCTGCGCAATACTGATGATGAAACCTCTATTACGGATTACTTTAATGAGAACCGGCAGGTATCAGACGGTTCAGGCTATCGTGAGTATTTGTTGAAGTATGAAGAAAGAGAGCTAAACCTAAATCAGGTCAAAGGCAATCACTCTCTGGGACCCGAGACCAAAACCCTTCTTCCTTTTGAGTTCTTCAATCTGGTTCCGGAAGAGGTGATTGTTGATTGGTTTTATTCGGATGCAACAGCGACCACAGATATCCCCAATCAGGTCGACGTCATTTCCGATACAGTTACTGATCCTACGACGGGTGAAGTGCTTAGCTCTAAGGTCAGTACGGGTTCTCGAAGTGCAGGTTTCCGATTTACAGAACTTGAAGACGAAGTCAAAAATTACGGTTGGTCAGTCAACTTGCCTCTAGAATTTTCATTTTCAAGTTTGGAGTTGACGGGTGGCTTCGCGAGGATGGAGAAGGGGCGCTCATACAAGCAAACTGAGCTGCGCCTAGATATCTTCAGTGTGGCTACTGAAGATGTACTCGTTGGCCCGCTGGGCGAGGTATTTGGTGATGAAAATATCACCAACAATGGAAATGACTACGTTTTCGACTTGGCGGGAAGTAACAAGCAAAGCTATTTAGCAGCTACGGCTACAGATGCAGTATTTGGTAAATTCGATTGGACATTATTTGAAACCTGGCGAATTTCGGCTGGGGCGCGCTGGGAGGATTACAGTCAAGTGGCACTTGAGTGGAATCCTTATGGCTACACCATAGATGACCCTCAAGTAATAACTGACCCGAAAGAACTGCTGGAAGCTGTATATTCTGAAGATGACATTTACCCATCTTTCTCACTGACTTATATGGGAGAGTTTTGGGCGGAGACTTTTCAGCTTCGTTTTGGAGTCTCAAAGACAGCTGTACGGCCGGATCTTCGTGAAATTACCGATGCGTATTATATCGATCCTATTACTGGAGAGCAGGTCAAAGGTAACCCCAGTGTTCGTCCCTCTGAAATCCATAATTATGATCTGCGTGCCGAATGGTTCTTCGATAGTGGGGACAACTTAACGGTTTCCGCTTTTTATAAGGATGTTATTGACCCCATAGAATTTTTTGAAGCGGCTTCCAGTGACACCAATGTAGCCAGGGAAATTATTAATGCCGAGTCTGGAGAAATTACCGGTATTGAAATCGAGGGCATGAAGCAGCTCGGCTTCCTGGGTGACTCTATGGAGAGTTTCTTTGTGCAGGGTAATGTCACTCTACAGGAGACGGAATTGGTTGCGGGGGGTGAGGCTGATGCGCCTACGAATCCTGAGCGGGAAATGACGGGGGCTTCGGAGTTTGTCGTGAATATGCTTTTGGGCTTTGATAGTCCTGATGGCAACCATTCGGCAACATTGGGGTATAACGTATTTGGTGAGAGGTTGCATCTCGCCGGCCGTAAACTTGATCCAGACTCATATGAACAACCTTTTCATTCTTTGGATTTGACTTACTCCTGGTATCCCATCGAAGAAGTGACAATAAAAGCCAAGATGCAAAATTTGTTGGATGAGTCTATCGAGATTGAGCGTGATGGCGTCATCGTATTCGAAGAGAAGCTTGGCCAATTCTTTGCCTTAAGTGCTCAGTATAAATTCTGATTTTCTGCCTGCTAAATCCTGCTTCCGACTTCTGGAAGCAGGAGTTCATCTAGTTTTGCGATCTTAGAAGAGCGCTGACTAATAACGCGGATACAAAAATGGCGCCCGAAGGCGCCAGAAAGCAAACTGCTTACATATTTGGGTAGTTGGGGCCGCCGCCACCTTCTGGAGTAACCCAGACAATATTCTGGGTTGGGTCTTTGATGTCACAGGTCTTACAGTGCACACAGTTCTGTGCATTTATCTGGAAACGTTTGCCGTTGGTATCTTCAACCACTTCATAAACGCCTGCAGGGCAGTAACGCTGAGCCGGTTCATCATAAATCGGCAGATTGTGGTTAAGCGGAATCTCCGGATCCTTCAGGGTTAGGTGACAAGGCTGGTCTTCCTCGTGGTTGGTGTTAGAAATAAACACAGAGGAGAGCTTGTCAAAGCTGAGTACACCGTCGGGTTTGGGGTAGTCAATTTTTGCGCAGTCCGCAGCCGGTTTCAGTTGTGCATGGTCAGCTTTGGTGTCGCGCAGGGTCCAGGGCAGCTTGCCTTTGAAGATATTGATATCGACAAATGCGTAAGCTGAACCGAGGATGTTGCCCCACTTGTGTTGTGCCGGGCCGAAGTTGCGCTGCATATGCAGCTCTTTCCAGGCCCAACTATCACGATACTTGGCGGTGTAGTCGGTCAGCTCTTCACTGTTGCGCTCTGCGGCAAGGGCTTCCACTACGGACTCAGCGGCGATCATGCCGGACTTCATCGCGGTATGATTGCCCTTGATCTTGGCGAAGTTCAGGGTGCCGGCGTTGTCGCCGATCAGCAGGCCGCCAGGGAAGGTCATCTTTGGCTGAGACTGCAGTCCACCTTTAACAATGGCACGTGCACCGTAAGCGACACGCTGACCACCGTCCAAGTATTGTTTGATTACCGGATGATGTTTGTAACGCTGAAATTCGTCAAAGGGGCTTACGTGTGGATTGCTGTAAGCGAGATCGGTAATTAGGCCAACCACAACCTGGTTGTCTTCCAGGTGATAAAGGAAACCACCACCGTGGGTGCCGCTTTGCTCCAAAGGCCAGCCTGCTGTGTGAACTACCAGGCCTTGCTGGTGTTTGTCCGCAGGAACTTTCCAGATTTCCTTAACGCCAATGCCATAATGTTGCGGATCGGCATCTGCATCCAGCTTGAAGCGCTCAATCAGTTGCTTGCCCAGATGGCCGCGACAGCCTTCGGCAAAAAGAGTGTACTTGGCGTGCAGCTCCATGCCTGGCATATAGGAGTCTTTCTGCTCACCATTTAAGCCAATACCCATATCGCCGGTGGCAATACCTTTTACAGAGCCATCTTCGTTGTACAGAACTTCTGCAGCGGCGAAGCCGGGGAAAATCTCCACCCCCAGGTTCTCTGCCTGCTCGGCCAGCCAGCGGCAAAGGTTACCGAGGCTGATAATGTAGTTGCCCTCATTGTGCATGGTGCTTGGCACAAACATGTTGGGCACTTTGATGGAATTCTC
The DNA window shown above is from Microbulbifer variabilis and carries:
- a CDS encoding electron transfer flavoprotein-ubiquinone oxidoreductase, with translation MERESMEYDVVIVGAGPAGLAAACRIRQLNEDVSVCVVEKGSEVGAHILSGAVFEPTALNELFPDWKERGAPLNTEVKGDDIYVLRSDENSIKVPNMFVPSTMHNEGNYIISLGNLCRWLAEQAENLGVEIFPGFAAAEVLYNEDGSVKGIATGDMGIGLNGEQKDSYMPGMELHAKYTLFAEGCRGHLGKQLIERFKLDADADPQHYGIGVKEIWKVPADKHQQGLVVHTAGWPLEQSGTHGGGFLYHLEDNQVVVGLITDLAYSNPHVSPFDEFQRYKHHPVIKQYLDGGQRVAYGARAIVKGGLQSQPKMTFPGGLLIGDNAGTLNFAKIKGNHTAMKSGMIAAESVVEALAAERNSEELTDYTAKYRDSWAWKELHMQRNFGPAQHKWGNILGSAYAFVDINIFKGKLPWTLRDTKADHAQLKPAADCAKIDYPKPDGVLSFDKLSSVFISNTNHEEDQPCHLTLKDPEIPLNHNLPIYDEPAQRYCPAGVYEVVEDTNGKRFQINAQNCVHCKTCDIKDPTQNIVWVTPEGGGGPNYPNM
- a CDS encoding TonB-dependent receptor domain-containing protein; the protein is MAKYENFQRLPLVMAITAASAMAPGVFAQDADLVEESTGKARGIEEVVVQGRLRDSAEALVSERLEEEVVTDILGAEMIGRVGDSTVAAALRRVSGLSLVSDKFVYVRGLGERYSSTTLNGAIVPSPDLTRNVIPLDLFPTSIVDSLAVQKSYSADQAASFGGGNVDIRTKGIPDDLTYSVEFGTGSNTETSDEVLSYQGGDDDIFGTDDGTRALPGEISAALKRFRGGLGISDIRKVLVEEGNQYASEHEADDAAQAINRELALNLNRDISIEVDSSDLDRDMKASVGNRFSFNDLWELGFLAGASYKSKWRESERTLRNFGAPKEQLNNRNKSTYSVDISGNLNLGIRFADEHVIQTTSIFLRNTDDETSITDYFNENRQVSDGSGYREYLLKYEERELNLNQVKGNHSLGPETKTLLPFEFFNLVPEEVIVDWFYSDATATTDIPNQVDVISDTVTDPTTGEVLSSKVSTGSRSAGFRFTELEDEVKNYGWSVNLPLEFSFSSLELTGGFARMEKGRSYKQTELRLDIFSVATEDVLVGPLGEVFGDENITNNGNDYVFDLAGSNKQSYLAATATDAVFGKFDWTLFETWRISAGARWEDYSQVALEWNPYGYTIDDPQVITDPKELLEAVYSEDDIYPSFSLTYMGEFWAETFQLRFGVSKTAVRPDLREITDAYYIDPITGEQVKGNPSVRPSEIHNYDLRAEWFFDSGDNLTVSAFYKDVIDPIEFFEAASSDTNVAREIINAESGEITGIEIEGMKQLGFLGDSMESFFVQGNVTLQETELVAGGEADAPTNPEREMTGASEFVVNMLLGFDSPDGNHSATLGYNVFGERLHLAGRKLDPDSYEQPFHSLDLTYSWYPIEEVTIKAKMQNLLDESIEIERDGVIVFEEKLGQFFALSAQYKF